The DNA region TTCTCCCAGCTAACTGATGACCTCATCGTACTTCAATCCCGGCAGAGCGCCGCCCCGTAATCTCGACTCGAACGTCGTCGGGCAGATTCGACCCGCCGTTCCTCACGCCGGTCCGACGACTGTTGCGACCAGCTTCGACTCGATTCGCTGGAGGTGTTCGCTCACGGTGGCGGTTGCGAGGTCCAGCGACTCGGCGAGGTTCTGCTGGGTCGTTTCTCGGGGCACCTCGTAGTACCCCTCTCGGACGGCCAACTCGAAGAGTTCGAGCTGTCGCTCGGTCAGCATCTGGGAGAGTTGACCCGTGTCCGGTTCGTACTCGCCCGTCCGTTCGAGGTCTAACTCCACTCCCGAGGGGAGGTCGCCCGCCGCGTGCTGGATGGCTCTGCTCGTTCCGATGACCGTCACCCGCAATCCTCGGGCGTCGTCTCCGTAGAACCGCATCGGCCAGTCGAGGACGATTTCGTGCTCGTGGAGGACCGCGAGAAGGTCCTCGACCAGTCCGGCGGTCCGACACTGGACGTAAGCGACGCCGCTGGTCCCGTCCCCGGTGACGTCGTGTTCGAGTGCCGCCGACGACTCGGCCAACAGCGCCCGCGCCCGGTCAACGTCGCCGCTGAGTTCGAGCAGTTCCACGTATTCGCCCTCTCCGACCGGGCTGACGTACCGAATCGCCTCGACGGTGACGGACTCCTCGTGCGCGAAGATTTCGCCTACCGGATGCACTCGTTCGCCGGTCCACCTCAGGGTGACTGTCGCGTATCTCATCGGGGTAATCGTCGCGGGCGACCCCGGTCGGCCACCGGGGTTTCGCCACTTTCTGTCGGAGCGTTTCGGCTCGACGTACTTAAACACACCTAGGAAATTCGGATACAGACGTAGGTCGCTGGGACCCCACGTATCAACTAGACATGAGCAGCGACGCCCCACCGACTGCCGACGAGTTGCCGCCGGGTCCCGACGGGCTCCCGGTCGTCGGCAACTACCTTGCGTTCGTCCGCGAACCGTTCGATTTCATGACGCGAAACGCTCGCCAGTACGGCGATATCGTGGCGTGGGAGGAGATAGACGGGCCGGTCTATCAACTCAACCATCCCGACCATATCGAACAGGTCCTCGTCCAGAACAACCAGAACTACGTCAAAGGCGACAGCTTCCAGCGCACGCTCTCGCCCATCACCGGTGACGGCATCCTGAACAGCGAGGGTTCCGTCTGGCGACGCAATCGCCACCTCATCCAACCCGCGTTCCACCCCGAACGCATCGAAGAGTACGCTGGAATGATGACCGACGCTACCGAGGAGTTGCTATCGACGTGGGACGACGGCGAGACGCGCCTGTTCCACGAGGACATGATGACCGCGACGCTCCGCATCGTCGCGCGGGCGCTGTTCGGCGTGGACATCGAGGGGTACGTCGAGGACATCGGCTCGGCGCTCGAAGAGTTCATGGAGGCCTCCGAGAGCGTGTCGAACTTCGTCCTGCCCGAGGAGGTCCCCACGCCCTCGCGGCTCCGCATCCAGCGCGCTCGCGAGCGACTCGACGGGGTGGTCTACGACCTCATCGAGAAGCGACGGGCGGACCCGACCGACCGCGACGTTATCTCGATGCTGTTGGACGTGACCGACGACGACGACCAGAATCTCTCGACCGAAGAGATACGTGACGAAGTAGTGACGCTCCTGCTGGCGGGCCACGAGACGACCGCGCTCTCGCTGACGTTCACGGCCTACGCGCTCGCCCGCCACCCCGAAGTCGAGGACCGACTCGTCGCGGAACTCGACGAGGTGCTGGACGGCCAGACGCCGACGATGGCCGACCTCTCGGAACTGACCTACACCGAGCAGGTGGTCAAAGAGTCGATGCGACTCTATCCGCCGGTCCCCGGCATCGTCCGCGAACCGGTCAAACCCGACATCATCGACGGCTACGAGATTCCCGCGGGCGCGACGATTCGCATGCACCAGTGGGTCGTCCACCGGGACGACCGCTGGTACGACGACCCGCTGGCGTTCCGACCCGGCCGCTGGACCGACGACTTCGAGAGTTCGCTCCCGAAACTGGCTTACTTCCCGTTCGCGGCCGGACCGCGCCGCTGTATCGGTGACCGGTTCGCCATGCTGGAGGCCCGCCTCCTGTTGGCGACCATCTACCAGCAGTATCACCTCGAACTCACTCCCGGCACCGAACTCGACCTGATGGCGACCGTGACCGCCCGCCCGAAGGACGAGATTCCCATGACCGTCCACGAGCGTTGAGGGCGACCGAGCGAGGCCCCCAACCGAACTCTCACGCTGACAGCGCCCCCTCGATTCTCCGCCAGATGCGCTCGGCGTCGGGCCGGATGACGGACCGGATGACGGGCCACGAGCCACCTCAATCCGTCGCCGCCGGTGCACCGACTTCCGAGTCGCTTCCGGCGTCGTCGCGCTCGCCCGTCGGTCTGACCGGCGAGACGGCGACCCAGACCAGA from Halorussus pelagicus includes:
- a CDS encoding helix-turn-helix domain-containing protein — protein: MRYATVTLRWTGERVHPVGEIFAHEESVTVEAIRYVSPVGEGEYVELLELSGDVDRARALLAESSAALEHDVTGDGTSGVAYVQCRTAGLVEDLLAVLHEHEIVLDWPMRFYGDDARGLRVTVIGTSRAIQHAAGDLPSGVELDLERTGEYEPDTGQLSQMLTERQLELFELAVREGYYEVPRETTQQNLAESLDLATATVSEHLQRIESKLVATVVGPA
- a CDS encoding cytochrome P450, which gives rise to MSSDAPPTADELPPGPDGLPVVGNYLAFVREPFDFMTRNARQYGDIVAWEEIDGPVYQLNHPDHIEQVLVQNNQNYVKGDSFQRTLSPITGDGILNSEGSVWRRNRHLIQPAFHPERIEEYAGMMTDATEELLSTWDDGETRLFHEDMMTATLRIVARALFGVDIEGYVEDIGSALEEFMEASESVSNFVLPEEVPTPSRLRIQRARERLDGVVYDLIEKRRADPTDRDVISMLLDVTDDDDQNLSTEEIRDEVVTLLLAGHETTALSLTFTAYALARHPEVEDRLVAELDEVLDGQTPTMADLSELTYTEQVVKESMRLYPPVPGIVREPVKPDIIDGYEIPAGATIRMHQWVVHRDDRWYDDPLAFRPGRWTDDFESSLPKLAYFPFAAGPRRCIGDRFAMLEARLLLATIYQQYHLELTPGTELDLMATVTARPKDEIPMTVHER